A single window of Bombus pascuorum chromosome 1, iyBomPasc1.1, whole genome shotgun sequence DNA harbors:
- the LOC132905306 gene encoding post-GPI attachment to proteins factor 3 isoform X1, translating into MSKLKCLSILAFQMFLVKSIDGSIGDRSQFYNWCLEKCHNDNCDNNEEFKVLPSLSLRLLFWSCKEDCSYSCTWKTVDYFTSHGLKVPQFHGKWPFIRIFGCQEPASVIFSILNFYTHITMYWKFKKKYGCTYPMFYIWTYFSLVCMHGWFWSSIFHARDTPFTEVMDYSCAFIIVLTLLYCMLLRITYKNNRLFIVITCGYLSILYSHLSHLWSGYINYGYNMKFNIVIGFLTFVITMIWWHRNRKNLSYIYLIGWFNILTVFVTILEVADFAPIFWIFDAHSLWHASTVPLTILLYRFMMADCSYLNKCYNKLILDIDYHIH; encoded by the exons ATgtcgaaattaaaatgtttgtcAATTTTGGCATTTCAAATGTTTTTAGTAAAAAGTATAGATGGTTCGATAGGTGATAGATCTCAATTTTACAATTGGTGCCTTGAAAAATGTCATAATGATAATTGCGATAATA ATGAAGAATTTAAGGTATTACCTTCCTTATCattaagattattattttGGTCTTGTAAGGAAGATTGTAGTTACAGCTGTACTTGGAAGACAGTGGATTATTTTACATCTCATGGTTTAAAAGTTCCTCAATTTCATGGAAAG tggccatttattcgtatttttggCTGTCAAGAACCTGCTTCTGtcatattttccatattaaatttttatactcaTATTACTATgtattggaaatttaaaaaaaaatatggatGTACTTATCCTATGTTTTACATATGGACTTATTTTAGTCtg GTATGCATGCACGGGTGGTTTTGGTCATCTATTTTTCATGCAAGAGATACTCCATTCACAGAAGTAATGGATTATTCCTGTGCATTTATTATCGTGCTTACATTACTATATTGTATGCTACTAAG AATAACTTATAAAAACAACAGGTTATTTATTGTGATTACATGTGGATACCTTAGCATTCTATATTCACATTTATCCCACTTATGGTCTGGTTACATTAATTATGgctataatatgaaatttaatatagttATAG GTTTTTTAACATTTGTTATAACAATGATATGGTGGCACCGTAATCgcaaaaatttatcttatatttatcTAATTGGTTGgtttaatatattaacagTTTTTGTTACTATATTAGAAGTAGCAGATTTTGCACCAATCTTTTGGATATTTGATGCTCATTCTTTGTGGCATGCCAGCACAGTTCCTCTTACAATTTTGTTGTATAG gtTCATGATGGCAGATTGTtcttatttgaataaatgttataataaattaatattagatattGATTATCATATACATTAG
- the LOC132905306 gene encoding post-GPI attachment to proteins factor 3 isoform X2 — MSKLKCLSILAFQMFLVKSIDGSIGDRSQFYNWCLEKCHNDNCDNNEEFKVLPSLSLRLLFWSCKEDCSYSCTWKTVDYFTSHGLKVPQFHGKVCMHGWFWSSIFHARDTPFTEVMDYSCAFIIVLTLLYCMLLRITYKNNRLFIVITCGYLSILYSHLSHLWSGYINYGYNMKFNIVIGFLTFVITMIWWHRNRKNLSYIYLIGWFNILTVFVTILEVADFAPIFWIFDAHSLWHASTVPLTILLYRFMMADCSYLNKCYNKLILDIDYHIH, encoded by the exons ATgtcgaaattaaaatgtttgtcAATTTTGGCATTTCAAATGTTTTTAGTAAAAAGTATAGATGGTTCGATAGGTGATAGATCTCAATTTTACAATTGGTGCCTTGAAAAATGTCATAATGATAATTGCGATAATA ATGAAGAATTTAAGGTATTACCTTCCTTATCattaagattattattttGGTCTTGTAAGGAAGATTGTAGTTACAGCTGTACTTGGAAGACAGTGGATTATTTTACATCTCATGGTTTAAAAGTTCCTCAATTTCATGGAAAG GTATGCATGCACGGGTGGTTTTGGTCATCTATTTTTCATGCAAGAGATACTCCATTCACAGAAGTAATGGATTATTCCTGTGCATTTATTATCGTGCTTACATTACTATATTGTATGCTACTAAG AATAACTTATAAAAACAACAGGTTATTTATTGTGATTACATGTGGATACCTTAGCATTCTATATTCACATTTATCCCACTTATGGTCTGGTTACATTAATTATGgctataatatgaaatttaatatagttATAG GTTTTTTAACATTTGTTATAACAATGATATGGTGGCACCGTAATCgcaaaaatttatcttatatttatcTAATTGGTTGgtttaatatattaacagTTTTTGTTACTATATTAGAAGTAGCAGATTTTGCACCAATCTTTTGGATATTTGATGCTCATTCTTTGTGGCATGCCAGCACAGTTCCTCTTACAATTTTGTTGTATAG gtTCATGATGGCAGATTGTtcttatttgaataaatgttataataaattaatattagatattGATTATCATATACATTAG